Proteins encoded within one genomic window of Nitrospina gracilis 3/211:
- a CDS encoding multiheme c-type cytochrome codes for MDRYRLLRWALAAGALGFAALCSIYFVVNITPGLIPDTLIQKVREPDLLRYPKAKRCADCHKDIFEAWKESRHSVAWVSEGYVKASENHSKEKCLNCHIPTTVFPGEKPQPRLKHRDDGIYCVPCHLKEDAMHGPYDILSPPHPTKQNDAYRTAKFCSSCHEKTYKQWQATGSGKTCQSCHMQRKLARLTQSFPKSLLHAKREVADHSFPKREITEVDIAVTGTFGKRVFELELTNLNVPHWVPTADNGDPRMYLYTTFFDEAGKAIDEYKEILAPQQETALPYKKSVKYRYLAGSNVQRAELLIQYTPAWSKEKTDVKRVHFSR; via the coding sequence ATGGACCGTTACCGTCTTCTACGCTGGGCCCTGGCCGCTGGCGCGTTGGGATTCGCCGCGTTGTGCTCGATATACTTCGTCGTCAACATCACTCCCGGCCTCATTCCCGATACACTCATCCAAAAAGTACGTGAACCGGATTTACTGCGCTACCCGAAAGCAAAGCGATGCGCCGATTGTCATAAAGATATTTTCGAAGCGTGGAAGGAGAGCCGTCACTCGGTGGCGTGGGTGAGCGAGGGCTACGTCAAGGCGTCGGAGAACCACTCGAAAGAAAAATGCCTGAACTGCCACATTCCGACGACGGTGTTTCCGGGCGAAAAACCACAACCGCGCCTCAAGCACCGCGACGACGGCATCTACTGCGTGCCCTGCCATTTGAAAGAGGACGCCATGCACGGTCCGTACGATATCCTGTCGCCGCCGCACCCGACGAAACAGAACGACGCCTACCGCACCGCGAAGTTTTGTTCATCGTGCCACGAGAAAACCTACAAGCAGTGGCAGGCGACGGGGTCGGGCAAAACCTGCCAGTCCTGCCACATGCAACGCAAACTGGCGCGGCTGACACAAAGTTTTCCGAAAAGCCTCCTGCACGCCAAGCGCGAAGTCGCCGATCACAGTTTCCCCAAACGTGAAATCACCGAGGTGGACATCGCAGTCACCGGAACGTTCGGAAAGCGCGTGTTCGAACTGGAACTCACCAATCTCAACGTACCGCACTGGGTGCCGACCGCGGACAATGGCGATCCGCGCATGTACCTGTACACCACCTTTTTTGATGAGGCGGGAAAAGCCATCGACGAGTACAAGGAAATCCTCGCCCCACAGCAGGAAACCGCCCTGCCCTACAAAAAATCCGTGAAATACCGCTACCTGGCGGGAAGCAACGTGCAACGCGCGGAGCTTCTCATCCAGTACACGCCCGCCTGGTCCAAAGAAAAAACCGACGTGAAACGCGTGCATTTCTCAAGATAA
- the rpmI gene encoding 50S ribosomal protein L35, which produces MPKMKTNKSAAKRFRKTGTGKIRRNAAFTSHILTSKTTKRKRNLRRSRTLTSGDAKRIKALLPN; this is translated from the coding sequence ATGCCGAAGATGAAAACCAACAAGAGCGCCGCGAAACGATTTCGCAAAACGGGGACGGGCAAGATCCGCAGAAACGCCGCGTTCACGAGTCACATCCTGACCAGCAAAACCACTAAACGAAAACGCAACCTGCGCCGCAGCCGCACCCTGACCAGCGGCGACGCCAAGCGCATCAAAGCCCTGTTGCCTAATTGA
- the fabG gene encoding 3-oxoacyl-ACP reductase FabG, whose amino-acid sequence MKLFLKAGATVVATYLSNQPAAEQFQKDHADAGDRLHVRQCDVTNLENVEAFYKYVTETLGTFHVLVNNSGIRRDAIVGMMTEEDWRDVVDTNLTGTFTMSKLAVQNLSRKRYGRIINITSPIGKFGFAGQANYAATKAGQVAFTKSLSKEVASRKITVNCVSPGFIDTDFIADLPDDQKQQYLEQVPLKRFGTVEDVAHCVLFLASRDAAYITGAVLEVTGGL is encoded by the coding sequence GTGAAGCTTTTTTTGAAAGCCGGGGCCACCGTCGTCGCCACCTACCTGTCCAACCAACCCGCCGCCGAACAGTTTCAGAAAGACCATGCCGATGCGGGCGACCGCCTGCACGTCCGCCAGTGCGATGTCACCAACCTGGAAAATGTCGAGGCATTTTACAAATACGTGACGGAGACGCTCGGCACGTTTCACGTGCTGGTCAACAACTCGGGCATCCGCCGCGACGCCATCGTCGGCATGATGACGGAGGAGGACTGGCGCGACGTGGTGGACACCAACCTCACCGGTACCTTCACCATGAGCAAGCTCGCGGTGCAGAACCTGTCGCGGAAACGCTACGGTCGCATCATCAACATCACCTCCCCCATCGGCAAGTTCGGGTTCGCCGGGCAGGCCAACTACGCCGCCACCAAGGCCGGGCAGGTGGCCTTCACCAAATCGCTGTCGAAGGAAGTGGCAAGCCGCAAAATCACCGTCAACTGCGTGTCGCCGGGGTTCATCGACACCGATTTCATCGCCGACCTGCCGGACGACCAGAAACAGCAGTACCTCGAACAGGTGCCGCTGAAACGCTTCGGCACCGTGGAGGACGTCGCCCACTGCGTGCTGTTCCTCGCCAGCCGCGACGCGGCCTACATCACCGGCGCCGTGCTCGAAGTGACAGGTGGCTTGTAG
- a CDS encoding phytoene desaturase family protein — protein MVYDALIIGSGLSGLAAGIRLAMFNKKVLIVEKHVEVGGLNSFYVRKQRTFDVGLHAMTNYVPKGARNAPLSKLLKQLRFRHEDFRLCPQHQSEIRFPGHALRFTNDFSVLEEEVARAFPAQIDGFRRLVAKIRDYDELDLNNSRFTPARAVVQECITDPVLIDMLFCPLMYYGSASEGDMDFYQFVIMFKSVFMEGFAKPEGGMPYILNLLVDKYKTLGGELRMGAGVKAIHAPDGALQSVELENGETLLADKVISSAGYIETLRLCRPCPVEEARCEEGRMSFMECLFVLDRQPKDLGYDKSIVFFSTKPRFDYRVPEAAVDVTSGVLCAPNNFDYPQPGEGMLRLTNQANYGVWNDMVRADYRAAKKEWRERAIEEILQFFPDFRHNVVFTDAFTPKTIFKYTGHLNGAVYGAPHKIKDGRTPIRNVFICGTDQGFLGIIGATLSGISMANLHVLQAENKPEYGRI, from the coding sequence ATGGTGTACGATGCGCTCATAATCGGCTCCGGGCTCTCCGGACTGGCCGCGGGCATCCGCTTGGCGATGTTCAACAAGAAGGTGCTGATCGTCGAAAAGCACGTGGAGGTGGGCGGCCTCAACTCCTTCTACGTGCGCAAGCAGAGGACGTTCGACGTCGGCCTGCACGCCATGACCAACTACGTGCCGAAGGGCGCGCGCAACGCGCCGCTTTCCAAACTGCTCAAGCAGTTGCGCTTTCGCCACGAGGATTTCCGCCTCTGCCCCCAGCACCAGTCCGAGATCCGCTTCCCCGGACACGCCCTCCGCTTCACCAACGATTTCTCCGTGCTGGAGGAGGAAGTCGCGCGCGCCTTCCCGGCGCAGATCGACGGCTTCCGCCGCCTCGTCGCCAAAATCCGCGATTACGACGAGCTCGACCTCAACAACAGCCGCTTCACCCCGGCCCGCGCCGTGGTGCAGGAATGCATCACCGATCCCGTGCTCATCGACATGCTGTTCTGCCCGCTCATGTACTACGGCAGTGCCAGCGAGGGCGACATGGATTTCTACCAGTTCGTCATCATGTTCAAATCCGTGTTCATGGAAGGCTTCGCCAAACCGGAGGGCGGCATGCCGTACATCCTGAACCTCCTGGTGGACAAATACAAAACGCTGGGCGGCGAACTGCGCATGGGCGCGGGGGTGAAGGCCATCCACGCCCCGGATGGGGCTCTGCAGTCGGTCGAGCTCGAAAACGGCGAGACGCTGCTGGCCGACAAGGTGATCTCGTCGGCGGGTTACATCGAGACGCTTCGCCTGTGCCGGCCCTGCCCGGTGGAAGAGGCCCGGTGCGAGGAGGGCCGCATGTCGTTCATGGAGTGCCTGTTCGTGCTCGACCGCCAGCCGAAAGACCTGGGTTACGACAAGAGCATCGTGTTCTTCTCCACCAAACCGCGTTTCGACTACCGCGTGCCGGAGGCGGCGGTGGATGTGACCAGCGGCGTGCTGTGCGCGCCCAACAATTTCGATTACCCCCAGCCCGGCGAGGGCATGCTGAGGCTCACCAACCAGGCCAATTACGGCGTGTGGAACGACATGGTCCGCGCCGACTACCGCGCCGCCAAGAAAGAATGGCGCGAGCGCGCCATCGAGGAAATCCTTCAATTTTTCCCCGATTTCCGGCATAATGTCGTGTTCACGGACGCATTTACACCCAAGACCATCTTCAAATACACCGGACACCTCAACGGCGCGGTGTACGGTGCCCCCCACAAGATCAAGGACGGGCGCACGCCCATCCGCAACGTCTTTATTTGCGGGACAGATCAGGGTTTTTTGGGTATCATTGGGGCTACTTTGAGCGGCATTTCCATGGCCAATCTGCACGTATTGCAGGCCGAAAACAAACCGGAATACGGGAGAATTTGA
- a CDS encoding beta-ketoacyl-[acyl-carrier-protein] synthase family protein — protein MRREDRIVITGIGLTAPNGNSLPEFRQNLLEGRSGVQKFQTRFMGEVLAGVCNFDELRYQKKKEVRRGTRAGSIAVYCANEAVIDSGLDFAALDKSRIGVYTGTTEHGNVETENEVHNISQYDYDTKYWSHHHNPRTVANNPAGEVTLNMGITGPHYAIGAACAAGNLGIIQGVQMLRLGEVDLAIAGGVSESIHTFGIFASFKAEGALATHDDPTKASRPFDKSRNGIVCSEGGCLYTLERLSDAEQRGAKIYGEIVGYHSNSDAYDYILPEPGRQAECMQAALKKAGL, from the coding sequence GTGCGCCGCGAGGATCGGATTGTCATCACAGGAATCGGCCTGACCGCCCCCAACGGCAACTCCCTGCCGGAGTTCCGCCAGAACCTTTTGGAGGGCCGCTCCGGCGTGCAGAAGTTCCAGACCCGCTTCATGGGCGAGGTCCTCGCCGGCGTCTGCAATTTCGACGAACTCCGTTACCAGAAGAAAAAGGAAGTCCGCCGCGGCACCCGCGCCGGGTCCATCGCCGTCTATTGCGCTAATGAGGCGGTCATCGACTCCGGCCTCGATTTCGCCGCGCTGGACAAAAGCCGGATCGGCGTCTATACCGGCACCACGGAGCACGGCAACGTGGAGACGGAAAACGAGGTGCACAACATCAGCCAGTACGATTACGACACCAAGTACTGGTCGCACCACCACAACCCGAGAACGGTCGCCAACAACCCGGCGGGCGAGGTGACGCTGAACATGGGCATCACCGGCCCGCACTACGCCATCGGCGCCGCCTGCGCCGCGGGCAACCTGGGCATCATCCAGGGCGTGCAGATGCTGAGGCTGGGCGAAGTCGATCTGGCCATCGCCGGGGGCGTCTCCGAGAGCATCCACACCTTCGGCATCTTCGCCAGCTTCAAGGCGGAGGGCGCGCTCGCCACGCACGATGACCCGACCAAGGCCAGCCGGCCGTTCGACAAAAGCCGAAACGGCATCGTCTGCTCCGAGGGCGGCTGCCTGTACACGCTGGAACGGCTTAGCGACGCCGAACAACGTGGCGCGAAAATCTACGGCGAGATCGTCGGCTACCACAGCAATTCGGATGCGTACGACTACATCCTGCCCGAGCCGGGCCGCCAGGCGGAGTGCATGCAGGCGGCGCTGAAAAAGGCCGGGTTGGA
- a CDS encoding enoyl-ACP reductase FabI gives MSFLSLEGKSILVTGVANKKSVAYHIGKTLEAEGAQVIYSVRSETRKASVKKLLDPAPMFVCDVEDEAQIDRLRDEVAKTTGTLHGLVHSIAFANFADGLKPFHETSKRDFLQCVDISCYSLIRLSNTFKDLFAKDASVVAVGISTTRMAAENYGYMGPAKAALDSSLAFLAKSFSAFSQVRFNSVNAGLLKTSASAGIPGYLDSYMHAEQLTLRKKALQTQEVANAAVFLLSERSSGINAQGIVLDAGMSINYFDKDIVRRAQRPEPK, from the coding sequence GTGAGCTTCCTCAGCCTCGAAGGCAAGAGCATCCTCGTCACCGGCGTCGCCAACAAGAAAAGCGTGGCCTACCACATCGGCAAAACGCTGGAGGCGGAAGGCGCGCAAGTGATCTACAGCGTGCGATCGGAAACGCGCAAGGCCAGCGTCAAGAAACTGCTCGACCCGGCGCCGATGTTCGTCTGCGACGTGGAGGACGAAGCGCAGATCGACCGCCTGCGTGACGAAGTTGCCAAAACCACCGGTACTCTGCACGGTCTGGTGCATTCCATCGCCTTCGCCAACTTCGCCGACGGACTGAAACCGTTTCACGAGACCTCAAAGCGGGATTTTTTGCAGTGCGTTGACATCTCCTGCTACTCGCTCATCCGCCTGTCGAACACATTCAAGGACCTGTTTGCGAAAGACGCGTCGGTCGTCGCCGTCGGCATTTCCACCACGCGCATGGCGGCGGAGAACTACGGCTACATGGGGCCCGCCAAGGCCGCGCTCGACTCCTCGCTCGCCTTCCTCGCCAAATCGTTCAGCGCGTTTTCTCAGGTGCGGTTCAATTCGGTGAACGCCGGATTACTCAAGACTTCGGCTTCGGCCGGCATACCGGGCTACCTTGACTCGTATATGCACGCCGAGCAGTTGACGCTCCGCAAAAAGGCGTTGCAGACGCAGGAGGTGGCGAACGCCGCCGTGTTTCTGTTGAGCGAACGGTCGAGCGGCATCAACGCGCAGGGCATCGTGCTCGACGCCGGCATGAGCATCAACTACTTCGACAAGGACATCGTCCGCCGCGCCCAGCGCCCGGAACCGAAATAA
- the fabZ gene encoding 3-hydroxyacyl-ACP dehydratase FabZ has protein sequence MNDEILNTIPHRPPFLFVDEIVEQTDTRIHTRKTINADEPFFKGHYPDFPIMPGVLICECVFQAGALLMAKKLGTEEGKVPVLTRIQNVKFKQPVYPDSVLDIRVEYGESVGPAHYMKGKAEVNGKTAVSVEFTAMLMEEQR, from the coding sequence ATGAACGACGAAATCTTAAACACCATCCCGCACCGGCCGCCGTTCCTGTTCGTCGATGAAATCGTCGAGCAAACCGACACGCGTATCCACACGCGCAAAACCATAAACGCCGACGAGCCGTTCTTCAAAGGCCATTACCCGGATTTCCCCATCATGCCCGGCGTGCTCATCTGCGAATGCGTGTTTCAGGCGGGCGCTCTCTTGATGGCGAAAAAACTGGGCACGGAGGAAGGCAAGGTGCCGGTGCTGACACGCATCCAGAACGTGAAGTTCAAACAACCCGTATATCCCGACAGCGTGCTCGATATCCGCGTCGAGTACGGCGAGAGTGTCGGTCCGGCGCATTACATGAAAGGCAAGGCGGAGGTGAACGGCAAGACCGCGGTGTCGGTCGAGTTCACCGCCATGCTGATGGAGGAACAGCGGTGA
- the rplT gene encoding 50S ribosomal protein L20, translating to MPRAVNGTVSRNRRKKVLKLAKGFRSVRSTAYRKAREAVEKSLTYAYRDRRTRKRDFRRLWIARINAAARAEGLTYSQFMHGLKKANIDLDRKVLSDMAIHNEKSFKALLETARSNLN from the coding sequence ATGCCAAGAGCCGTAAACGGAACTGTATCCCGTAATCGCCGAAAGAAAGTTTTGAAGCTGGCCAAAGGCTTCCGCAGTGTGCGCAGTACCGCGTACCGCAAGGCCCGCGAGGCGGTTGAGAAGTCGCTCACCTACGCTTACCGCGACCGCCGCACCCGCAAACGCGATTTCCGCCGCCTGTGGATCGCGCGCATCAACGCCGCCGCCCGCGCCGAAGGGCTGACCTACAGCCAGTTCATGCACGGCCTGAAAAAAGCCAACATCGACCTGGACCGCAAGGTGCTGTCCGATATGGCCATTCACAACGAAAAGTCCTTCAAGGCACTTCTCGAAACCGCTCGCTCCAATCTGAATTGA
- a CDS encoding phenylalanine--tRNA ligase subunit alpha translates to MIDQIDNYRREFEEALASASTSADLKDLRTRYLGKKGHVTVILKDLRGLPPEEKRAVGKHINDLKTHVEARIQERSGELEHSGTGKKSGTFDTTLPGRREPIGSLHPVTQVMEEITRVFVSLGFDVAEGPEIESDYYNFEALNIPQDHPARDMQDTFYIGDRVLRTHTSPVQIHVMEKQQPPVRIIAPGKVYRCDSDISHTPMFHQIEGLMVDEGVSFSDLKGVMNLFVHQVFGPDTGVRFRPSFFPFTSPSAEVDIQCVICGGDGCRVCSRTGWIEILGCGMVDPAVFGFVDYDPEKWTGFAFGLGMERIAMLKYGINDIRLFFENDLRFLQQF, encoded by the coding sequence ATGATCGATCAGATTGACAACTATCGCCGGGAATTCGAAGAAGCTTTGGCGTCCGCTTCCACTTCCGCCGACCTCAAGGACCTGCGCACGCGCTACCTTGGAAAAAAGGGGCACGTCACGGTCATCCTGAAAGACCTGCGCGGCCTGCCGCCGGAAGAAAAACGTGCCGTCGGCAAACACATCAACGACCTCAAAACCCACGTCGAAGCGCGCATCCAGGAAAGGTCCGGCGAGCTGGAACATTCCGGCACCGGTAAAAAATCCGGCACGTTCGACACCACCCTCCCCGGCCGCCGCGAACCCATTGGTTCCCTCCACCCCGTCACACAGGTGATGGAAGAAATCACCCGCGTTTTCGTCAGCCTCGGTTTTGACGTGGCGGAAGGGCCGGAAATCGAATCCGATTATTACAATTTCGAAGCGCTCAACATTCCGCAAGACCACCCGGCGCGCGACATGCAGGACACGTTTTATATCGGCGATCGCGTCCTGCGCACGCACACGTCGCCGGTGCAGATCCATGTCATGGAAAAACAGCAACCGCCGGTGCGCATCATCGCGCCGGGCAAGGTGTACCGGTGCGATTCCGACATCTCGCACACGCCGATGTTCCACCAGATCGAGGGGTTGATGGTGGACGAGGGTGTGTCGTTCAGCGATCTCAAGGGGGTCATGAACCTGTTCGTGCACCAAGTGTTCGGTCCCGATACCGGTGTGCGTTTCCGCCCCAGCTTTTTCCCGTTCACCTCTCCCAGCGCGGAGGTGGACATTCAGTGCGTCATCTGCGGCGGCGACGGGTGCCGCGTCTGCTCGCGCACCGGATGGATCGAAATCCTCGGGTGCGGTATGGTGGACCCGGCGGTGTTCGGCTTCGTCGATTACGATCCGGAAAAATGGACAGGCTTCGCCTTCGGGCTCGGCATGGAGCGCATCGCCATGCTCAAATACGGCATCAACGACATCCGCCTGTTCTTCGAAAACGACCTGCGGTTCCTGCAACAGTTCTAA
- a CDS encoding phytoene desaturase family protein, with product MAKDWLKGVKSAYDTVIIGSGLAGLTAANMLARFGHRVLVLEHHYNLGGLATWFKRKGGHIMDISLHGFPIGMIKTCRKYWSKEIADSIIRLRNIRFDNPQFAFGTTFDKEDFTNLMRERFGILKETIDEFFETVRAMNFYDDVKMTTRELFEKFFPGRTDVHRLLMEPITYANGSTLDDPAITYGIVFSNFMDKGVYTFQGGTNELIRKMKKELQKNGVDIRTHCLVEKVLVEDKQVTGVRVNGREIPAKAVLSNSNILNTIEKLTGEEHFSKEFIQEVRDVRLNDSSCQVYIGIKKGEKIDNVGDLLFTSQKEEFDSEELLDFHTTSRTFSFYYPEIRPGHNQYSIVASTNARFKDWAYLSEEEYQAKKDELIERTLEALERYVPGVRAKIDHVEASTPKTFKRYTTHPGGVSFGTKFEGLKVSRELPNQIAGLFHAGSVGIIMSGWLGAANYGVIVANEVDKFVSSLSKAKLEPVNV from the coding sequence ATGGCAAAGGACTGGTTGAAAGGGGTGAAGTCGGCCTACGACACGGTCATTATCGGAAGCGGTCTGGCGGGGCTCACCGCCGCCAACATGCTGGCCCGGTTCGGTCACCGCGTGCTGGTACTGGAGCACCACTACAACCTGGGCGGGCTGGCCACCTGGTTCAAACGCAAGGGCGGCCACATCATGGACATCTCCCTGCACGGCTTCCCCATCGGCATGATCAAGACCTGCCGCAAATACTGGTCCAAGGAAATCGCCGACTCCATCATCCGCCTGCGCAACATCCGCTTCGACAACCCCCAGTTCGCCTTCGGCACCACCTTCGACAAGGAAGACTTCACCAACCTGATGCGCGAACGCTTCGGCATCCTCAAGGAAACCATCGACGAGTTTTTTGAAACCGTGCGGGCGATGAATTTTTACGACGACGTGAAGATGACCACGCGCGAGCTGTTCGAGAAATTCTTTCCCGGCAGGACCGACGTGCACCGCCTGCTCATGGAACCGATCACCTACGCCAACGGCTCCACTCTGGACGACCCGGCCATCACTTACGGCATCGTGTTCTCCAACTTCATGGACAAGGGCGTCTATACTTTTCAGGGCGGCACGAATGAACTGATCCGCAAAATGAAAAAGGAACTGCAGAAAAACGGCGTGGACATCCGCACCCATTGCCTCGTCGAAAAGGTGCTGGTGGAAGACAAGCAGGTGACCGGCGTGCGCGTGAACGGACGCGAGATCCCCGCCAAGGCGGTGCTTTCCAACAGCAATATCCTGAACACGATCGAAAAGCTGACGGGCGAAGAGCATTTCTCGAAAGAGTTCATCCAGGAAGTGCGCGACGTGCGCCTCAACGACAGCAGTTGCCAGGTGTACATCGGCATCAAAAAGGGCGAGAAGATCGACAACGTGGGCGACCTGCTGTTCACTTCGCAGAAAGAGGAATTCGATTCCGAAGAACTGCTCGACTTCCACACCACCAGCAGAACGTTTTCGTTTTACTACCCGGAGATCCGCCCCGGCCACAACCAGTATTCCATCGTCGCCTCGACCAACGCCCGTTTCAAGGACTGGGCTTACCTCAGTGAAGAGGAATACCAGGCGAAGAAAGACGAGTTGATCGAACGAACGCTCGAAGCTTTGGAGCGTTACGTGCCCGGCGTGCGCGCCAAGATCGACCACGTGGAAGCGTCCACGCCGAAAACGTTCAAGCGCTACACCACGCATCCCGGCGGCGTGTCGTTCGGCACCAAGTTCGAGGGATTGAAAGTCAGCCGCGAACTGCCCAACCAGATCGCCGGCCTGTTTCACGCGGGATCGGTGGGCATCATCATGTCCGGCTGGCTGGGCGCCGCCAACTACGGCGTCATCGTCGCCAACGAGGTGGACAAGTTCGTGTCGTCCCTCAGCAAGGCGAAACTGGAACCGGTCAACGTCTGA
- a CDS encoding PA0069 family radical SAM protein → MRETGNGPGAGSNPANRFKPLDRSTAEDWLDDPQGPGQNTEFWQDVSKSILSSNDSPDIPFNYSLNAYRGCEHGCVYCYARPTHEYFELSAGIDFESRILVKPNAPELFRQALSRKSWQPQTIAVSGVTDAYQPVERKLGLTRACLQVALDFRNPVAIITKNELVTRDIDVLSQLAAFDCAAVYLSITTLDANLARRLEPRASTPENRLHAVRALNEAGVPVGVLAAPIIPGLTDHEIPALLKAAKDAGAQFAGYQVLRLPHGLKDLFREWLETHVPTQAGKVLNRIREVRGGELNDTRFGARMKGEGVYAEQIKQMFTLARKQAGFSAGGPRLSIDHFRDPTDRQATLF, encoded by the coding sequence ATCCGCGAAACCGGCAACGGGCCGGGGGCGGGGAGCAACCCCGCCAACCGGTTCAAGCCGCTCGACCGCTCCACGGCGGAGGACTGGCTGGACGATCCTCAGGGCCCGGGCCAGAACACAGAGTTCTGGCAGGACGTTTCGAAGTCGATCCTGTCGTCGAACGACAGCCCGGATATTCCTTTCAATTACAGCCTGAACGCCTACCGAGGGTGCGAGCACGGTTGCGTCTATTGCTACGCGCGGCCGACGCACGAGTATTTCGAGCTGTCGGCGGGAATCGATTTCGAAAGCAGGATCCTCGTCAAGCCCAACGCGCCGGAACTTTTCCGGCAAGCGCTTTCCAGAAAAAGCTGGCAACCGCAGACGATCGCCGTCTCCGGCGTCACCGACGCGTACCAGCCCGTCGAGCGCAAACTCGGCCTCACCCGCGCCTGTTTGCAGGTGGCGCTCGATTTCCGCAACCCCGTCGCCATCATCACCAAGAACGAACTCGTCACGCGCGATATCGATGTGCTGTCGCAACTGGCGGCGTTCGACTGCGCGGCGGTGTATCTTTCCATCACCACGCTCGACGCGAACCTCGCACGCAGACTGGAGCCGCGCGCCTCGACGCCGGAGAATCGATTGCACGCCGTGCGTGCGTTGAACGAGGCGGGCGTGCCCGTGGGTGTGCTCGCGGCGCCCATCATCCCCGGCCTCACCGATCACGAGATCCCGGCATTGCTCAAAGCGGCGAAAGACGCGGGCGCGCAGTTTGCGGGGTATCAGGTACTGCGCCTGCCGCATGGATTGAAAGACCTGTTCCGCGAATGGCTGGAGACGCACGTGCCGACGCAGGCAGGCAAAGTGCTCAATCGCATCCGTGAGGTACGCGGCGGGGAGTTGAACGACACGCGCTTCGGCGCGCGCATGAAAGGTGAAGGCGTGTATGCGGAGCAGATCAAACAGATGTTCACGCTCGCGCGCAAGCAGGCGGGGTTTTCAGCCGGCGGACCACGTCTGTCCATCGACCACTTCCGCGATCCCACCGACCGGCAGGCAACCCTGTTTTAA
- a CDS encoding acyl carrier protein, which translates to MTKEEVRTAILNIIAEIAPDEDLSTVQDEEKLRDQFDLDSMDFLDIVMELRKRFNLEVPEADYPQLVTMKSCVEYLFPRLKDRHLVT; encoded by the coding sequence ATGACGAAAGAGGAAGTACGCACCGCCATCCTGAATATCATTGCTGAAATCGCTCCGGACGAGGACTTGAGCACCGTCCAGGACGAGGAGAAGCTCCGCGACCAGTTCGATCTCGACTCGATGGACTTTCTGGACATCGTCATGGAACTGCGCAAGCGCTTCAACCTCGAAGTGCCGGAAGCCGATTACCCCCAGCTGGTCACGATGAAAAGCTGTGTCGAATACCTGTTCCCGCGTCTCAAGGACCGGCACCTGGTAACCTGA
- a CDS encoding ferritin-like domain-containing protein: MEIASQELLEVSTEMEEKVQELYRGLAGRIEDPVVKNYLLLMARDEAHHEKHFENMLGTEKSQHCGWNHSQELRELIDTQIQKELFPLVDRTLERMPNSVDIPRALHVCLKCEEMSVEFYGLMRASCEDVETKSVLIELESEEKSHRDFIRALLQHWEEKIG, encoded by the coding sequence ATGGAAATCGCGAGCCAGGAACTTCTTGAAGTGTCAACGGAAATGGAAGAGAAAGTGCAGGAGTTGTATCGCGGACTTGCCGGGCGCATTGAAGACCCGGTGGTGAAAAATTACTTATTGCTGATGGCCCGGGATGAAGCCCATCATGAAAAGCATTTCGAAAACATGCTGGGTACAGAGAAAAGTCAGCATTGTGGCTGGAACCACAGCCAGGAGTTGCGCGAACTGATCGACACGCAAATTCAAAAGGAATTGTTTCCGCTGGTGGACCGAACGCTGGAACGCATGCCCAATTCAGTGGATATTCCCCGAGCGCTGCATGTCTGTCTGAAATGTGAAGAGATGTCCGTCGAATTCTATGGACTGATGCGGGCCAGTTGTGAAGATGTGGAAACCAAGTCGGTATTGATCGAGCTGGAAAGCGAAGAGAAATCGCACCGCGACTTCATCCGGGCCCTGCTTCAGCACTGGGAAGAGAAAATTGGTTGA